CCCGACCtcaaaaatgtcttttccaagaAACTGATATAGCCCAGCATGCTGCAGAGGCCCCTCTGGAGAGCAAGCCTGCACCCTGAGGCCACCTCGCGCCTGCCTTTGTTCCACTGGTGAGGAATGAAACAGAGCTCTGGATGCAAACGGGGTGTGTGACACTCAGGACAGAGCTGAGCTGCTTCCCTCTCTCGGACGGGCCTTCCAGGAAGAGAAGCGCTCCAGAACAAAAACCATCCGGTCCCTGCCAAACCGGCCTGCCAGAACTTGcatccttctcctgctgcaCCTCCCAGGAGAGCTTTGTTTGCCTGGGACAGGGTGTAACAGCTCAGATGCACCAAACAGGCTCCCTGTGCAAACAGGGGGGCAGGAGAGGGACCGCTGTGTCCCCAGCGAGGGCAGGGTGGCACTCTCTtcctgcagggagagctggcaGCGGGCCAGCCACTTTCTCTCTGCAGCTGGAGTCGCGCGAGAGCGAAGCTGAGCAGAGCATCCCCACACACGCTCTATGCGTGAGGCACTCGGGAGCTCTTATGGCCCCTGcggagcagcagggctggccTGGAGAGGGGACACGCCGAAACCTCAACACGGGAGAGATGTGCAagtgttggagcgagtccagaggaggccacaaaggtgatctgagatctgaagcacctctgctacgaggaAAAGCTAagaatgttggggttgttcagcctggaaaagagaaggctctggggagaccttagagcaacttccagtatggaaaggggctccaggaaagctggggaggggcttcttccaagggcctggagtaacaggacaagggagaatggctttaaattggaagggggaagatctagatgagatattaggaagaaattatttacaatgagggtggggaggccctggcccaggttgcccagagcagtggtggctgccccatccctggaggggttcaaggccaggttggacggggattggagcccctgatccagtgggaggtgtccctgcccatggcaagaggtggaactggatgggctttgaggtctcttccaacccaaatcattccatgattctataaaacacaaggaaaactaCACCCAGGGCATTAAATGAGCACCCACTGAGCTGGGGTTTGCAACAGGCTGgcagcagcccctctgcccagccCTTTCTTTGGAGGGCTTGAGCAGATCCTCCCCTCGTTACAGCCTGTACCCCCCTGTCTGACCTCCCTGCTGCTACCACGCAGCAGCTGAGTGAAGTCAGAAGCCTGGTTCAAGGTCAGAAGCAGACATCAAGGCTGTTCCCCTGGGTGGGAAATAGGGCTACCGGTGATCTTCAAAGCAAGAGCTGGTGGGCAGGTCAGAGAGAGAGGAGTCCTGACCCTCCTGCAATCTCTTGAACAAATATTTGCTCCAAACAATGAATTtacagacagacaaaaaaattgaaGTCTCAACCatggctgggggtggggagcagagagaggaggtATTTCATTCCCCGCAAGCAGGGACCAGTGATTTTCCACCAGTGATTTAATCTAAATCCCCCAGAGAGTTCATTTACAAAAAATCACATTGCATTATCGCCCGGGTCTCCAGGATACAGCCCGATCGTCACTAACAGCAACAGCCACGCTAGGCTTGGAAACCTCCATTTGATCACTCAATTCCAAGACTAATCTGTGGCTTTAAAAGCCAACGGCAGAGGGAGGGGGACGGAAGGCAGCGTTGGGCCAGGGTTATCTGCAGGATGAGAGAGCTaatggggcagacaaggcagaGGAAAGGGCCGGGACAAGCAGATCCTGGTCATTAATCGAAACCAAACCCTCTCCTGCTCAGCCCCACCCAGGCAGTGCCCCAGGGCGGCCGCATTCCTGGAATTCCTGCACCCTGGGTGAACCTgcgtcctctccctgcctgcacccaTTTCCCCTCTTCTCGGGGTCCCCGGCGTGGCTGGCAGGGCCCGAGGAGCTGGGGGGCTTTGTAGGGCCCCAGTGCCGCTCCTCCCTCAGGAGGGTCCGTGGCACAACGCTGGGGGCACCGATTCCTGCTCTCCTCAAGACATAGAGGCCTGGCGATGGGATGAAGGGGACCGAAAGGCTTTAGCTCACCAGCGAGGCGACCCCCGCCAGCGTGAACTCTCCCCAGTGGGCCCCAGTAAGGGTCACACCAGCAGGGAATCGCTGAGATGCAGCAAGGCAACTCGGACATCTGCAGGTCGTATACTGCCCGCTGGCAGTCCCAGGCAGCACGGCACAGCCGGACCCGGCATTTCAAGAATGCTTCCTGCAGAAATGCTTATTCATGTTAATACCTCACTCCTGGAAGCCGGCAGGGTTtgcagctggggcagctgggagCCTCGCTCCCTGCCAAGGCAGAGGCAGCTATAGGTTGAGCAGCTCCCTCAGCCCTGGGTTCCAGCTCAGACGGGCACAGGCGCCCACCCACCCACCGCGATTCGCTTCCCCGCGAGCACGGCAGAAAGCACAATCCTGTCTCAGGAATGAAGAAGTAGCTGTTACCCCGGCAGACCGCAAGCCAGAGTGCTGTGCGCCCAGAGAGGAGGAAGCTCCACTCGTGCTGCTAAAGGACACCAGGAACATGTCCAAAAGAAAACGCTCTCGCTTCAAGAACAAGCCCGGATGACATTTCCAAAGGCTCTTGGGAAACCAGTCTTTTACATAACATCCAGGGAGGAGGAGTAGAaacagggatggaggaggacaTGTCTGAGTGTAAACCATGTCACGGAACGACCCCCCTTGGGGCAGAGCATTAAAAGCACCCATCCCTCGCACCCCTTGATCTCCCTGCAAGGTCTAGGACGTGCGTTAGCAGAAACACGGCAAGGAGCCGCGCTCCAGTGTGACCGGCACCGCTGCCGGCCTGGAGCAAGGGAGGGCACGGGCAGCCATCCCCACCAGAGAGAGGAGTTCTTACCCATCCGCCATTCTCCTGGATCCAGGGATCTAGGTGGTCGGTCAAGTACGTGGTCATCCAAGACACAATGCGTCCCACCAATACCCGCATCTCCTTGCTAACGCTCTCCACGCACAAGGCTCCTCCgaaggaaaagaaagccacGATGCGACCCCAGTTCACTCCATCGCGGAAGAGTTCGTTCACTACCTGCTCAAAGCTCTGGTACGCCGTGGCGGGGGTGATGTGGAGCTGGGAAGTGAGGTCGCTGAAAGCCCGCCGGTACCTCAGCTCGAACTCGTCCCCCGCGTCCCGCAGCGCCTGCCTCACATCGGCTGCTAGGACGATTTCATGGACTTCGAGGCTGCTCCGGTGCAGGGCGGCTCCGTTCACGACGTGGCTGGCGGGCGGGTGCCAGGAGGGGCTCCCGTTGAGGACGCCGTCCATCTCGGCCTCCTCCGCCGCAAAGACAGTCCTGTTCTCATCCTCCTCCACCAGCTGACTCCAGCTGTATCCCACCTGCGAGAGCTTGTAGGAAACAAAGTCAATCACTAACTCCCGGTTACTGCTGGACATTTTCACACCTGGGGCGCCCTCAG
The DNA window shown above is from Phaenicophaeus curvirostris isolate KB17595 chromosome 18, BPBGC_Pcur_1.0, whole genome shotgun sequence and carries:
- the BCL2L1 gene encoding bcl-2-like protein 1 — translated: MSSSNRELVIDFVSYKLSQVGYSWSQLVEEDENRTVFAAEEAEMDGVLNGSPSWHPPASHVVNGAALHRSSLEVHEIVLAADVRQALRDAGDEFELRYRRAFSDLTSQLHITPATAYQSFEQVVNELFRDGVNWGRIVAFFSFGGALCVESVSKEMRVLVGRIVSWMTTYLTDHLDPWIQENGGWALFVDLYGNDAAAKVRKGQETFNKWLLTGVTVAGVLLLGSLLSRK